CGCGCGTCGCCTTTGCCCTGCACCAGCTCCAAGAGGGAAGTCCCGTCCTCTACGCCTCCCCCGGACTGGAACTGCCGTTCATCAATCGGCACGATTTGGCCCTCGCCGCGGTCCACGAGCTGCCGCAAGTCATCCTGGCCCTGCGCCGCCTGCGCGCCGACGCCCAGCCGGACAAGCTCCGGCAGCTGTACAAGCACATCGTCCTGGCCTGCCGACTCCTCCTGCGCGAGCACGGCAACTGGCTCGCGGGCGCCGACCGGATCCTCGCCGCCTCCGCCACACTGCCCGGCTTCCCGAAGCTGGCCGTGCCCCCGCTCGCGGAAGTCGCCGCCGCCTGGCGCGAGGACAAGGCGCACGAGGCCCTCCCCTCGATCACCGCGGCGGCCGACCAACTCCTCGCCTGGTACGCCCACGACGTAGCCGCCTGACCCGCGTTCCGCCGCACGCGACCGCATCCTCTTTCACCTTTCACCGCACCACCGACAGGAGCCTCGCCATGCCCGAAACCCTGGCCATACCACCGCGGTTCTCTGCCCGGATCATCGAACGCCTCAGCATTGGTCCCTCCAGCCGTCCCGAACGCGTCATCCACTCGCTCGACGGCGTGGAGGAGGCTGTCCGCCCCGCGGCACTCGCCGCCGCGGGCGCCGAGCTGTGGCAGCGCGCTCGCAGCGATATCCCCGGAATCCGGGACGGCATCGACTTCCTCCTGGGCCTGGACGCCGGCGGCATCCTGCCCACCGTCTCACTGGCCACGGCCGCTGAACTGCCGTACAAGATCGCGTGGAAGCTGCACCTCCCCCTGGACGGCGAGGTGCGCTTCACCGAACCGCATGCCACGCGCACCGACGTCTTCGCGTACGGCATCGCCGCCGGTCAGCGCATCCTGCTGGTCGACGACGAAATCACCACCGGCTGGACGCTCGCCAACCTGACCACCCGTCTTCGCGAAGCGGGAGCCATCCCCGTAGGAGCCGCATGCCTCGTCGAGGACACCGAACGCGGCGGACGGGCCCGCCTCGCCGAACTCGACCTCCCGCTCGTCTCCCTCGCTCACGTGGGAGCCTCACGGTGACCACCACAGCGCCAACGGCCCACTTCCGCCCCGGAACCCACGTGACGGGCGAGCACGAGGTGCACAGCACACCACTCGGCTACGACCGCGCGACCCTCCCCGCTGGCGCCCTCCTGCCGCTCCCCGCATCCGACGCGCTCGTCGAGGGCGTGAGCCACGCCACCACTGTGGAGCTGGCCTTCCACGGCAAGCTCGGCGACAGCCTCCTCGCCCTGTCCGCTGCACGAGCGGCCCTCGACTGGCTCGCTCAGCGGATGGACGCCGTACCCGTCAATGTCCGCGCCTCAGGTCCCCACGCCGACCTCGTGCGCCGCACGAGTCTCCTCGCCCAAGCCGTGCCATCCACGGCGCCCGAAGGATCTCGCCTTCTCATCGGCGACCGGGCGGGCATCGCGGCCCGAGGCGCTGAAGCCGCGACCAGCCTGGTGTGCGATCCAGCGGCACCGCCCTGTTGGTCCGCGGACGGCATCGCACACACCTCGCTCCCCAACCGCTACTACCTGGCGCTCGAACGCCGCCTCGGCGTCCGTCTGCCGACAGACCCGCCCTTCACTCCGCAGTTGGTGGCCCGGCCGAACTGGCTGGTGCGGCGTCTCCGAGCGACCGGCTGGTTCGAGGGCATCACCCTGGCCGCCATCACGGCCACCAGCCGACCCGACCTCAAGGACTACACCGCACAGCGCTACATCGAGGTGGCCCAACTCCTCGCACAGATTCTCAACGCCCAGGTCCGGCTCCTCCTCATCGGCGGACACCATGCGAGCGGGTCCCGCATTACGGCCGCCGACGCAAACGCGCAACTCCAGTCCCTCCGCCTGGACGGCCTCCCGGTCAATGACCTCGCCGACCTGCTCCCGCATTGCTCCCTCGTCATCGGCAACGACACCGGCCTCACCCACCTCGCCGCCCTGTCCCGTGGCGAGACAGGCGAAGGACCGCACGTCATCGGCCTGCACGCCCGCCACAGCCACAGCAAATGGAACACCGGCCTGCCCCACCACCATGCCGTGAGCACCGTCTTCGCCCACCAGATGCACCAAGGCGACCTCTGCCCGGTACGCGACGCTCTCACCCCCACCGATGATGACTGCCACCTCGACGCCGTCGCCCCAGCCTGGCTGGCCAGCATCTGTGCCGAACTCCTCCTGGGAGGCGTCCGATGACGCCATCCACCGGGCGTCGTTGGTCGATCGGGCCCCTGCGGCGCTTCACGCGCAATCTGCTGCTCCCCGTGAACGCCGCAGGCAGTCCGCTCCTCTTGAAGTACACCCGCCACCCCGCCGAGGCCCGCGAAGAGATCCGAGGCCACCGCCAAGTCTCTGCCAACTACCGAGTCCCCACGCTCCATGCCCACTTGC
Above is a window of Streptomyces sp. NBC_01803 DNA encoding:
- a CDS encoding phosphoribosyltransferase, yielding MPETLAIPPRFSARIIERLSIGPSSRPERVIHSLDGVEEAVRPAALAAAGAELWQRARSDIPGIRDGIDFLLGLDAGGILPTVSLATAAELPYKIAWKLHLPLDGEVRFTEPHATRTDVFAYGIAAGQRILLVDDEITTGWTLANLTTRLREAGAIPVGAACLVEDTERGGRARLAELDLPLVSLAHVGASR
- a CDS encoding glycosyltransferase family 9 protein, translated to MTTTAPTAHFRPGTHVTGEHEVHSTPLGYDRATLPAGALLPLPASDALVEGVSHATTVELAFHGKLGDSLLALSAARAALDWLAQRMDAVPVNVRASGPHADLVRRTSLLAQAVPSTAPEGSRLLIGDRAGIAARGAEAATSLVCDPAAPPCWSADGIAHTSLPNRYYLALERRLGVRLPTDPPFTPQLVARPNWLVRRLRATGWFEGITLAAITATSRPDLKDYTAQRYIEVAQLLAQILNAQVRLLLIGGHHASGSRITAADANAQLQSLRLDGLPVNDLADLLPHCSLVIGNDTGLTHLAALSRGETGEGPHVIGLHARHSHSKWNTGLPHHHAVSTVFAHQMHQGDLCPVRDALTPTDDDCHLDAVAPAWLASICAELLLGGVR